In Bacteriovorax stolpii, a single genomic region encodes these proteins:
- the tpx gene encoding thiol peroxidase, with translation MTRLTLQGNYIHSRGTLPDAGDLAHDFTMVKTDLSEVSLSSFKEKYKLLNIFPSIDTGTCAMSVRTFNKNAAELGNVAVINLSMDLPFAQKRFCAAEGINNVTVASLFRSDFFKHYQLDIIDGPLKGLASRVVIIINEKNEIIYTEQVPEIANEPNYAEAMVALKS, from the coding sequence ATGACAAGATTAACACTACAAGGTAATTACATTCACAGCCGCGGCACTCTTCCAGATGCTGGAGACCTGGCCCACGACTTCACTATGGTTAAAACAGACTTAAGCGAAGTAAGCCTGTCATCATTCAAAGAAAAATATAAACTACTCAACATCTTCCCAAGTATCGATACTGGAACATGTGCTATGAGCGTTCGCACATTTAATAAAAATGCAGCAGAGTTAGGCAACGTTGCTGTCATCAACCTTTCAATGGACCTTCCTTTTGCTCAAAAAAGATTTTGTGCAGCTGAAGGAATCAACAACGTAACAGTTGCTTCACTTTTTAGATCAGATTTCTTCAAGCATTACCAATTAGACATTATTGATGGTCCTCTAAAAGGTCTTGCTTCTCGCGTGGTCATTATCATCAACGAGAAAAACGAAATCATCTACACTGAACAAGTTCCAGAAATCGCCAATGAGCCAAATTATGCCGAGGCGATGGTTGCTCTTAAATCTTAG
- a CDS encoding 3D domain-containing protein — translation MLKITTLVVAGLLTLGSAFASGDPLDQDRFEFPEPSKADLGQSLKLWATYYYLPEIDEDSGSIPLRDMKGQELGPRLTLKHWCDTAMEGSVKINFKNGDIKTFNYQGTTNDYFVDCKSIYPRHTGIGKTKFREANGVYGDGLDDYILSPYRTLATDVTYIKPGTALYIPKARGAKITLPNGRVITHDGYFFAADKGGAIKGSHVDVYIGVSKKATFFPWIGSSESKTFEAIIVKDPKIIADLLELHSIK, via the coding sequence ATGTTAAAGATAACTACTTTAGTTGTAGCTGGATTACTTACGTTAGGTTCTGCATTCGCAAGCGGTGACCCATTAGATCAAGACCGTTTTGAATTTCCAGAGCCAAGTAAAGCAGATCTGGGACAAAGTCTTAAACTGTGGGCGACTTATTACTATCTTCCGGAAATCGACGAAGACTCAGGATCAATCCCTCTTCGCGATATGAAAGGGCAGGAGCTTGGACCGCGCTTAACTTTAAAGCACTGGTGCGACACTGCGATGGAAGGATCAGTTAAAATCAATTTCAAAAACGGCGATATCAAAACGTTCAACTACCAGGGAACGACAAATGATTATTTCGTCGACTGTAAATCAATCTACCCAAGACACACTGGAATTGGCAAAACTAAATTCCGTGAGGCCAATGGAGTTTATGGAGACGGACTGGATGATTATATCCTTTCTCCATACAGAACGCTGGCAACAGATGTGACCTATATTAAGCCAGGAACTGCCCTTTATATCCCTAAAGCACGTGGGGCGAAGATCACTCTGCCAAATGGAAGAGTCATCACTCACGACGGTTATTTTTTCGCTGCTGATAAAGGTGGAGCGATTAAAGGCAGCCATGTAGATGTTTATATTGGTGTTTCTAAAAAAGCGACTTTCTTCCCATGGATTGGGAGTTCAGAATCTAAGACATTTGAAGCTATTATTGTAAAAGACCCAAAGATCATTGCCGATCTTTTGGAATTACACTCAATAAAATAG
- a CDS encoding lipopolysaccharide biosynthesis protein — translation MHSSIKRLSQDHWPVFLLSNITSIINLILPIILVRLLAPEDMGLYKTFFLYLSLIPFLTMAGGPVNSIYFWIGKKEDERMEYIKSSWSATLFLSSLILVPGFIAAFFFHHHFTLSMPTLFILIVTGFLVCPAGHFSEVCIARGENFLGAALAMIFEMIKTVGFLYIAWKYQDIDLLFRFYFFMMIGSFAFMTYMGYRDGSLSFEINQEKIKEILKYSLPISLSAFFIFIIDKADQLIISTLTSAEAFAFYSLGCLVIPPLYLLETSVQKNLIPKLAHAYTERHLLNMAHHYKKGIGDIAYLIIPAVFGLFFYASPITELLYTKTYLPSAVYLQVFALSYLLLLIPHDSVLRATGETKVIMKVYFWLTPFSILFIFLAAKYLDLRTTLLISIVIKLLPKLYCFSLSAKLMKTSIKELIPFQRLSQFVGLSALLTLVSFASKNLFANELQWFLVTAPVFALVYLGLFIFKHLRNSA, via the coding sequence ATGCATTCTTCAATCAAAAGACTATCTCAAGATCACTGGCCGGTATTCCTCCTAAGTAATATTACTTCCATTATAAATTTGATCCTTCCCATTATTCTAGTGCGTCTATTAGCGCCTGAAGACATGGGTTTATATAAGACTTTTTTCCTCTACTTATCTCTGATTCCGTTTCTTACAATGGCCGGTGGGCCTGTGAACTCCATTTATTTTTGGATCGGAAAAAAAGAAGACGAAAGAATGGAGTATATCAAATCAAGCTGGAGCGCGACCCTCTTTTTGTCTTCATTGATTTTAGTACCTGGATTTATCGCTGCTTTTTTCTTTCATCACCATTTCACTCTGTCTATGCCGACCCTATTCATTCTTATTGTGACAGGATTTCTTGTTTGTCCCGCCGGTCACTTTAGTGAAGTCTGCATTGCCCGTGGTGAAAATTTTCTAGGGGCAGCACTGGCAATGATTTTTGAAATGATCAAGACCGTGGGTTTTCTCTACATTGCCTGGAAATACCAGGACATTGACCTTCTCTTTCGTTTTTACTTTTTCATGATGATTGGAAGTTTTGCATTTATGACTTATATGGGGTATCGCGATGGCAGCCTCTCATTTGAAATCAATCAAGAAAAAATCAAAGAGATTTTAAAATACTCTCTGCCCATTTCCCTTTCCGCTTTTTTTATTTTTATTATTGATAAGGCCGACCAACTAATCATTTCGACTCTGACAAGTGCTGAAGCTTTTGCGTTTTATTCACTGGGGTGTTTAGTTATTCCTCCTCTTTATTTATTAGAAACATCGGTGCAAAAAAATCTTATTCCCAAACTTGCCCATGCCTATACGGAAAGACACTTACTCAATATGGCCCATCACTATAAAAAAGGCATCGGCGATATTGCTTACTTAATCATCCCAGCTGTCTTTGGCCTGTTTTTTTATGCCTCACCTATTACAGAGCTTCTCTATACAAAAACTTATTTGCCATCGGCCGTTTATCTCCAGGTCTTTGCTTTAAGTTATCTACTCCTTTTAATTCCCCACGATTCGGTTTTGAGGGCCACAGGTGAAACGAAAGTCATTATGAAAGTTTATTTTTGGCTTACACCTTTTTCCATTCTTTTTATTTTTTTGGCCGCAAAATACCTGGATTTAAGAACAACTCTTTTGATTAGCATAGTCATTAAGTTACTTCCCAAGCTGTACTGTTTTTCACTCTCAGCGAAACTGATGAAAACATCTATTAAGGAGCTGATTCCTTTTCAAAGACTTAGTCAGTTCGTCGGACTCTCCGCTCTTTTAACTCTTGTTAGCTTCGCTTCCAAAAATCTTTTTGCTAACGAACTTCAATGGTTCTTGGTTACTGCCCCCGTCTTTGCACTTGTCTACCTGGGCCTTTTCATTTTTAAACACCTACGAAATAGTGCGTAG
- a CDS encoding response regulator, whose product MVNKKILLVEDDQDIRETLVELLEGEGYEVLFAENGQVGLDKLSQASDLPNLILLDLMMPIKDGFQFCAEKEADPKIAHLPVVVMSADGHIRENQQRVNARAYLKKPLDIYEIIDIVEKYCV is encoded by the coding sequence ATGGTTAATAAAAAGATCTTACTAGTTGAAGACGATCAAGACATCCGTGAAACATTGGTTGAACTTCTTGAAGGCGAAGGTTATGAAGTTCTCTTCGCTGAAAATGGACAAGTAGGCCTTGATAAACTCTCTCAGGCATCAGATCTTCCCAACCTTATTCTTCTTGATTTAATGATGCCGATTAAAGATGGTTTCCAATTCTGCGCTGAAAAAGAAGCAGACCCAAAAATAGCTCACCTGCCAGTTGTTGTAATGTCTGCTGACGGACATATTAGAGAGAATCAACAACGTGTAAACGCCCGTGCTTATCTTAAAAAGCCGCTTGATATTTATGAGATCATCGATATCGTGGAAAAGTACTGCGTTTAA
- a CDS encoding non-ribosomal peptide synthetase — protein sequence MNKNTLHHIHEGLYRLWKKVLQLDSLESDQNFFALGGHSLLAIDLLNDIEDSFGIKLNMKELVEAPTIKKLAVVILNKQKSTTVVTVNEYKDKGLYPLTLNQKQVWGLNALYPDSITHNISTAIRIKRALDIKILNNTINLIVQRQESLRTRFKVEQGVTFQEVMPECIFQFDFFDIKESDLKEDIQKEMKHVFKLTEAPLMKVKFYRLGASDFVFFFLVHHIVWDGLSNTYFFHEFIETYEALEKGLKPELPSLGMSYKEHAVRELAMMEMADFQEQKASWKNLLEGSLPVLNLETDYPRPEKIDNRSGTLYFELNTRLLEKLEDYVQKKHISLYNVFFAVYNVLLAKLSGDTELIVGTPVHGRLHRESRKTFGYFINTLPIRTKLDVQKSFRDNLGVTLESLKQAFYNQSVPLDVILKTAKIENDPGRTPLFQTLFIYLDVTKELDVFKEKQLSQVKVERYSVHTEVDFYLYKSREKVEGVIEYRKDLYKEETMARIAREFTDLLEKIVVDESLLLKELGVKGPEDSRQYIELDQRAYDSFSGKAPFYQLFEEHVRTAPSRPALKTQHTSLTYGELDQMANHLALNLKRAGVKKGDFVGVSTQRNEKMLISLLAVLKNGAAYVPLDPGFPDERLGYMVERAGIKVLVIEKILLDRFSYVENTLTYEDIFTESFEESEFSSEKVDLESTCYILFTSGSTGKPKGVEVTHKNVLNFLLSMKKEPGLHEDDKLLSVTTFSFDISVLELFLPLISGASVYVANEMEVVNGELLAQVIRQEDITCMQATPTTWRLLLASEWKGSRKLKVLCGGEAMPRDLALKLLPKIKELWNMYGPTETTVWSTVKKISAQERKILVGRPIDNTCLYILNERGEHCPVGVEGQLFIGGLGVAKGYIKDSEQTQKRFIANPFRPGELMYNTGDMARFEPNGEVECLGRSDDQVKIRGFRIELGEIETRVMDMPYVHECAVKVHNQKIVAYAVASDEYNENEMKKHLKESLPHYMVPAKIILLPDLPKTMNGKIDKKQLNESLGQMVVKEERSASSHIVEEIRKIWSQILGHEDIDIDENFFNLGGHSLSAIEIFGAINERFNLNLPLASLFESTNIRTLSEMVEEGIRKKNQDLENLKCVVTIKPAESHCEAVFCFHGVGGNVLNYYRLADCVGARAFYGIQARGVNGEDDIIESIPEMARIYIEEIKKIQPKGPYILAGGSMGGMIALEAAIQLKRQGEEIKSLLMFDTIGPDVDFKTYGNVRVNILKRTKNSMVFKFHKTINYMKVKFYLFTKASIPHSVRYFSIEAKNYVALRSYTPQVFEGNITLIRAPKARQGWYADPYLGWRSVINGKIDTIEIEGAHENFIESPSMSHALKMVMKRL from the coding sequence TTGAATAAGAATACCCTTCACCACATTCACGAAGGCCTTTATCGTCTCTGGAAAAAAGTCCTGCAACTGGACTCTCTGGAAAGCGATCAGAATTTCTTTGCACTAGGTGGCCATTCACTGCTGGCCATTGATTTATTAAATGACATTGAAGACTCCTTTGGGATTAAGCTCAATATGAAAGAGTTGGTGGAAGCACCGACGATAAAAAAGCTCGCTGTCGTTATTTTGAACAAGCAAAAATCGACGACAGTAGTGACAGTAAATGAATACAAAGACAAAGGTCTTTATCCGTTGACTTTAAATCAGAAACAAGTTTGGGGGCTCAACGCCCTCTATCCAGATTCGATCACTCACAATATTTCAACGGCCATTAGAATTAAAAGAGCGCTCGATATTAAAATTCTCAACAACACGATCAATCTAATTGTCCAAAGACAGGAATCACTGCGCACCCGCTTTAAAGTCGAGCAGGGAGTGACTTTCCAGGAAGTGATGCCAGAATGTATTTTTCAATTTGATTTTTTTGACATCAAAGAAAGTGATTTAAAAGAAGATATCCAAAAAGAGATGAAGCACGTTTTTAAATTGACGGAGGCTCCACTCATGAAAGTGAAGTTCTATCGTCTTGGAGCTTCGGACTTTGTTTTCTTTTTCCTCGTCCATCACATTGTATGGGATGGATTGAGCAATACTTATTTCTTCCACGAGTTCATCGAGACCTATGAGGCCTTGGAAAAAGGACTTAAACCAGAACTCCCATCATTAGGCATGAGTTACAAAGAGCATGCGGTTAGGGAGCTAGCGATGATGGAGATGGCCGACTTTCAGGAGCAAAAAGCATCCTGGAAAAATCTTCTTGAAGGAAGTTTGCCAGTCCTTAATTTAGAAACGGATTATCCACGTCCGGAGAAAATAGATAACCGCTCGGGTACTCTGTATTTTGAATTGAACACCAGGCTTCTGGAGAAATTGGAGGACTATGTTCAAAAGAAACACATTTCGCTCTATAACGTATTTTTTGCCGTCTATAACGTGCTTTTGGCCAAGCTCTCAGGCGATACTGAGCTTATTGTAGGGACTCCAGTTCACGGCAGGCTTCATCGCGAAAGCCGCAAGACCTTTGGGTACTTTATCAATACACTCCCGATTAGAACAAAACTGGATGTACAAAAAAGTTTTAGAGATAACTTAGGGGTGACCCTGGAGTCATTGAAGCAGGCCTTTTATAACCAGAGCGTTCCATTAGATGTGATCTTAAAAACAGCAAAAATTGAAAATGATCCTGGAAGAACGCCACTTTTTCAAACGCTTTTTATCTATCTCGATGTCACTAAAGAGCTTGATGTTTTTAAAGAAAAGCAGCTTTCCCAGGTTAAGGTAGAGCGCTATTCGGTTCATACAGAAGTGGATTTTTACCTCTATAAATCCCGTGAAAAAGTTGAAGGGGTCATTGAATATAGAAAAGATCTCTACAAAGAAGAAACAATGGCCCGCATAGCACGCGAGTTTACTGATCTTCTGGAGAAGATTGTTGTAGATGAGTCGTTACTTTTAAAAGAGCTGGGAGTGAAAGGCCCAGAAGACTCTCGCCAGTATATTGAGTTGGATCAAAGGGCCTATGATTCTTTCTCTGGAAAGGCGCCTTTTTATCAACTCTTTGAAGAGCACGTCAGGACCGCACCATCCAGACCTGCGCTTAAAACGCAACATACATCTCTGACCTATGGCGAGCTTGACCAAATGGCCAATCACCTGGCCTTGAATTTGAAAAGAGCAGGTGTTAAAAAAGGTGACTTTGTTGGAGTAAGCACTCAACGAAATGAGAAAATGCTCATCTCATTGCTGGCCGTTCTTAAAAACGGGGCTGCCTATGTGCCGCTGGACCCGGGATTTCCAGATGAACGTTTAGGTTACATGGTGGAAAGGGCCGGTATTAAAGTTCTTGTGATTGAAAAGATTTTACTCGATCGATTCTCTTATGTTGAAAACACTCTTACCTATGAAGACATTTTTACAGAAAGCTTTGAAGAAAGTGAGTTCTCTTCGGAAAAAGTGGACCTGGAGTCTACTTGTTATATTCTCTTTACTTCGGGAAGCACCGGAAAACCAAAAGGAGTAGAGGTCACTCATAAAAATGTTCTAAACTTTCTTCTATCAATGAAAAAAGAGCCGGGACTTCATGAAGATGACAAACTTCTCTCTGTAACCACGTTTAGTTTTGATATTTCTGTGCTGGAGCTTTTTCTTCCGCTTATTAGCGGAGCGAGTGTTTATGTTGCCAATGAAATGGAAGTTGTTAACGGCGAGCTTTTAGCTCAAGTGATCAGGCAAGAAGATATCACTTGCATGCAGGCGACTCCAACGACCTGGAGACTCCTTCTTGCTTCTGAATGGAAGGGAAGCCGCAAGCTTAAAGTTCTTTGTGGAGGAGAGGCGATGCCTAGAGACCTCGCCTTAAAACTTTTACCGAAAATAAAAGAACTCTGGAATATGTATGGGCCGACAGAGACGACTGTCTGGTCAACTGTGAAAAAGATTTCGGCCCAAGAGCGCAAAATTCTGGTGGGACGTCCCATTGATAACACTTGTCTTTATATCCTGAACGAACGGGGCGAACATTGCCCGGTAGGTGTTGAGGGGCAGCTTTTTATTGGCGGGCTGGGAGTGGCAAAAGGATACATCAAAGATTCTGAGCAGACTCAAAAGCGTTTTATTGCCAACCCTTTTCGGCCAGGGGAGTTGATGTACAACACTGGTGATATGGCAAGGTTTGAACCCAACGGTGAAGTTGAATGCCTCGGTCGAAGTGATGACCAGGTTAAAATCAGGGGCTTTAGGATTGAGCTGGGTGAGATTGAAACCAGAGTCATGGATATGCCTTATGTCCATGAATGTGCCGTTAAAGTGCATAACCAAAAAATTGTAGCTTATGCTGTGGCCAGTGATGAATATAATGAAAACGAAATGAAGAAGCATTTAAAAGAATCGCTTCCTCATTATATGGTGCCTGCTAAAATTATCTTATTGCCAGATCTTCCTAAAACAATGAACGGGAAGATTGATAAAAAACAACTTAATGAATCATTGGGCCAGATGGTTGTTAAAGAAGAGCGTTCTGCATCTTCTCACATAGTAGAAGAGATCAGAAAAATCTGGTCTCAGATTTTGGGACATGAAGACATTGATATTGATGAGAACTTTTTTAATTTGGGCGGGCATTCTCTCTCGGCCATTGAAATTTTTGGTGCTATCAATGAAAGGTTTAATTTAAATCTTCCACTAGCTTCTTTATTTGAATCAACAAACATCCGCACTCTAAGTGAGATGGTAGAAGAGGGAATCAGAAAAAAGAATCAAGACTTGGAGAATTTAAAGTGTGTCGTGACGATTAAACCGGCCGAGAGCCATTGTGAAGCCGTGTTTTGTTTTCATGGCGTAGGTGGAAACGTTCTCAATTACTATCGACTGGCCGATTGTGTGGGGGCCCGTGCATTTTACGGAATCCAGGCGCGCGGAGTAAACGGCGAAGATGACATTATTGAATCTATCCCTGAAATGGCCCGCATTTATATTGAAGAGATAAAAAAGATTCAGCCTAAAGGACCCTACATTCTGGCGGGAGGCTCGATGGGGGGAATGATTGCTTTAGAGGCCGCGATTCAGCTCAAGAGGCAAGGAGAAGAGATCAAATCTCTTCTTATGTTTGATACAATTGGACCGGATGTCGATTTCAAAACTTATGGGAATGTGAGAGTAAATATTTTAAAGCGCACCAAAAATTCCATGGTCTTTAAATTCCATAAGACTATCAATTACATGAAGGTGAAGTTCTATCTGTTTACCAAGGCCTCTATCCCTCACAGCGTAAGATATTTTAGTATTGAGGCTAAAAATTATGTGGCCTTAAGAAGTTACACTCCTCAGGTCTTTGAAGGTAATATCACTTTAATTCGTGCTCCTAAAGCACGTCAGGGCTGGTATGCTGATCCTTACCTTGGATGGAGAAGTGTGATTAATGGGAAAATCGACACTATTGAAATTGAAGGTGCTCATGAAAATTTTATTGAAAGCCCTTCCATGTCCCACGCTTTAAAAATGGTCATGAAAAGGCTTTAA
- the lpdA gene encoding dihydrolipoyl dehydrogenase, which yields MKEFDVVVIGSGPGGYICAIRCAQLGMKVAIVEKYKTLGGTCLNVGCIPSKAWLDSSEKYHELTHSFKKHGIEATGVKLDFGVMRDRVKKVVSDVCGGVQFLMKKNKIEVFTGHGSFVDANTIAVKGEKETVQISGKKIVIATGSKPSTLPGVTIDKERIITSTEALVLNELPKKLIVIGGGVIGLELSSVYRRLGSEVTVIEYADSIIATMDAGLGKELTKVLKRDGIEFLLGHGVTEVKSTGKKVTVKAKNKTSNEVVTLEGDYCLVAVGRRPYTEGLALDKAGVKMDDRGRVETNSHLQTNVPHIYAIGDVVKGAMLAHKAEEEGVMVAEYMAGQKPHIDYNLIPGVVYTWPEVAAVGKTEEQLKAEGREYKSGSFTTKASGRARASEESDGFVKVLADKKTDEILGVHMIGPRCADMIAEAVLAMEYRASAEDVARTSHAHPTYTESLKEACLAATDKRSLNS from the coding sequence ATGAAAGAGTTTGATGTAGTAGTTATTGGTTCCGGCCCAGGTGGATACATCTGTGCTATCCGTTGCGCTCAACTAGGGATGAAAGTGGCGATTGTTGAAAAATACAAAACACTTGGTGGAACTTGTTTAAACGTAGGGTGTATCCCTTCGAAAGCATGGCTTGATTCTTCGGAAAAATACCATGAATTGACTCACTCATTTAAAAAACACGGGATCGAAGCAACTGGTGTAAAGCTAGACTTCGGTGTTATGAGAGACAGAGTTAAAAAAGTTGTTTCTGATGTGTGTGGTGGTGTTCAATTCCTAATGAAGAAAAACAAAATTGAAGTCTTCACTGGACACGGATCATTTGTTGACGCCAATACAATTGCAGTTAAAGGCGAAAAAGAAACGGTTCAAATTTCTGGAAAGAAAATCGTTATCGCAACTGGATCAAAACCTTCAACACTTCCAGGTGTCACAATCGATAAAGAAAGAATCATCACTTCAACTGAAGCACTGGTTCTTAACGAGCTTCCAAAGAAACTTATTGTTATCGGTGGTGGGGTTATCGGTCTGGAGCTTTCTTCTGTTTATAGAAGACTAGGATCAGAAGTGACAGTTATCGAGTATGCTGATTCAATCATCGCAACAATGGATGCAGGTCTTGGAAAAGAGCTGACAAAAGTTCTTAAACGCGATGGAATTGAATTCCTTCTTGGCCACGGTGTAACGGAAGTTAAATCAACAGGTAAAAAAGTCACTGTTAAAGCAAAAAATAAAACTTCAAATGAAGTTGTGACCCTTGAAGGGGACTACTGCCTGGTGGCCGTAGGAAGACGACCATACACCGAAGGCCTTGCTCTGGATAAAGCTGGTGTAAAAATGGATGATAGAGGACGTGTTGAAACGAACTCTCACCTGCAGACAAATGTTCCTCACATCTACGCGATCGGAGATGTCGTAAAGGGAGCAATGCTTGCTCACAAAGCTGAAGAAGAAGGTGTTATGGTTGCGGAGTATATGGCAGGTCAAAAACCACATATCGACTACAACCTGATTCCTGGGGTTGTGTATACATGGCCGGAAGTGGCCGCTGTTGGGAAAACAGAAGAGCAACTAAAAGCTGAAGGACGTGAGTACAAGTCAGGGTCATTCACCACAAAAGCTTCAGGACGTGCCCGTGCTTCTGAAGAGTCAGATGGGTTTGTTAAAGTCCTTGCTGATAAAAAGACAGACGAGATTCTTGGCGTTCATATGATTGGACCTCGTTGTGCAGATATGATTGCTGAAGCTGTTTTAGCAATGGAATACAGAGCATCTGCTGAAGATGTTGCGCGCACAAGCCATGCGCACCCAACGTATACTGAGTCACTAAAAGAAGCCTGCTTAGCAGCAACTGACAAACGTTCACTTAACTCTTAG
- a CDS encoding class I SAM-dependent methyltransferase, translating to MSETTDKKDFPYLHGFSPVEQDRLRRQARFAEHTVYQNVNFSAQKKILEVGCGVGAQTEILLRRFPDIHVTGIDLNDKQLSAAKKSLAEHSYAKGRYDLHQMNAEKLAFNSADFDGAFLCFVLEHVPDPRRVLSEIRRVLAPGAVLYATEVLNSSFFLDPYSPNVWKYWMAFNDYQYDQKGDPFMGAKLGNLLMQIGFRNIETEVKTWFLDNRHPQKRKEMIEFWSDLLLSASDQLLAAGYVTAEVVEGMKKEMSVVASDPNAVFFFSFIQAKAKNI from the coding sequence ATGAGCGAAACAACGGACAAAAAAGACTTTCCTTACTTGCATGGATTTTCACCAGTAGAGCAGGATCGACTAAGGCGCCAGGCCCGCTTTGCTGAACATACGGTTTACCAAAATGTGAATTTCTCTGCTCAAAAAAAGATTTTAGAAGTGGGCTGTGGAGTAGGGGCCCAGACTGAGATTTTACTTCGCCGCTTTCCCGACATTCATGTGACGGGGATTGATTTAAACGATAAGCAGTTAAGTGCTGCTAAAAAATCTCTGGCCGAACACTCATACGCTAAAGGGCGCTATGACCTTCACCAGATGAATGCCGAAAAATTAGCTTTTAACTCAGCTGACTTTGACGGCGCATTTTTATGTTTTGTTTTAGAGCATGTTCCGGACCCAAGACGAGTGCTTTCTGAAATCAGAAGAGTGCTGGCCCCAGGAGCTGTTTTATACGCGACGGAAGTTTTAAACTCGTCGTTTTTCTTAGATCCGTATTCTCCTAATGTGTGGAAGTACTGGATGGCCTTCAATGATTACCAGTATGACCAAAAAGGTGATCCATTTATGGGGGCAAAACTTGGGAACCTGCTGATGCAGATCGGTTTTAGAAATATTGAGACCGAAGTGAAGACCTGGTTTTTAGACAATCGTCATCCGCAAAAGAGAAAGGAGATGATTGAGTTCTGGAGTGACTTACTTCTTTCGGCCAGTGATCAGCTCTTGGCCGCAGGTTATGTGACAGCAGAAGTGGTGGAGGGAATGAAAAAAGAGATGAGTGTCGTGGCAAGTGACCCGAACGCTGTATTTTTCTTTTCGTTTATCCAGGCCAAAGCAAAGAATATTTAA
- a CDS encoding dienelactone hydrolase family protein, with protein sequence MIKTLLLSLLISGGAYAKVKTERVEYKSGDLTFEGFLAYDTLNQGKKPGVMIVHNWMGVTAETESKAIEVAKLGYIAFAGDIYGKGIRPKDAKEAGELAGKYKGDLKLLRERANLAIEELKKQKKVDANKIFVTGYCFGGTTAIEVARSGADVKGVVSFHGGLMPSNDDKNIKGQVLVLHGAIDPYVPQKDIDGFVKGMNEAKVNYVMTSYSGAVHSFTEKGAGNDISKGAAYNEQADKRSWIAMKEFLAELSK encoded by the coding sequence ATGATTAAGACTTTATTGTTATCTTTATTAATTTCTGGCGGAGCTTACGCAAAAGTGAAAACTGAAAGAGTTGAATACAAATCAGGAGACCTGACATTTGAAGGATTCCTGGCCTACGACACTTTAAACCAAGGGAAAAAACCAGGTGTTATGATCGTTCACAACTGGATGGGTGTAACAGCGGAAACAGAATCAAAAGCGATTGAAGTGGCAAAACTTGGGTACATTGCTTTTGCTGGCGATATCTACGGAAAAGGGATTCGTCCAAAAGACGCAAAAGAAGCAGGGGAGCTTGCTGGAAAGTATAAAGGAGACTTAAAACTTCTTCGCGAAAGAGCAAACCTGGCAATTGAAGAATTAAAGAAACAAAAGAAAGTTGATGCCAACAAAATTTTTGTGACTGGTTACTGCTTTGGTGGAACAACAGCAATTGAAGTGGCCCGCTCTGGAGCTGATGTAAAAGGAGTTGTGTCTTTCCACGGTGGGTTAATGCCATCTAATGATGACAAAAACATCAAAGGACAAGTTTTAGTTCTTCACGGAGCAATTGATCCATACGTTCCTCAAAAAGATATCGATGGATTTGTTAAAGGAATGAATGAAGCTAAGGTTAACTACGTGATGACATCTTACTCTGGAGCTGTTCACAGCTTCACAGAGAAGGGAGCTGGAAACGATATCTCTAAGGGAGCTGCTTATAACGAGCAGGCCGATAAGAGATCGTGGATTGCGATGAAAGAGTTCCTTGCTGAACTATCGAAGTAA